One Salvia hispanica cultivar TCC Black 2014 unplaced genomic scaffold, UniMelb_Shisp_WGS_1.0 HiC_scaffold_64, whole genome shotgun sequence genomic window, ttataataataaccGTTCTATAGTGTATACGAATGTGTTGCTCATATGCATGCTAACTTGCAACTACTACTCcttatcaattaaaaaatatttaacccCTCTTCAGTTAGGATCGTGGGCCttgtttaattcttttatgGTTGGGCCAAAGTATATTTGACAGTTGGGCCGAGTCCTTATTAATTGTTGGAAGTAACTCTTGAGTGAatcttcaatttaatttagatatgGGCCTAATTTAAGGGTATTGTGGGCTGAAATAATTTGAAAGGTTGGGCTTGATATTATTATAGGGTTAgcttgaaattaaatttttgtgttgGGTTCTTTCAATTGAATGTTTGGTTTTAAAtaatcctaattaattaaacctGGGAGTTTAGTTAAGCCGCAAGTAATTAAATCTCATAGTTTAAATAGTTTCAAGGCCAATATAACTGAATTCAAGTATTTatcacaatcacaattatcaaatttatgaGTTCGTTTATATTCACTTGGTAATtggtactacctccgtcccacaatatgAGTAACATTTGACGTGATCATAAGTTAATTTGACGTGATCTCATAAGTCTTTAAAATGTAAGTAATAATGTGTTGGAAGGGAATATAGGacccactttttattattgattttaaaataaaatgcgaGTGAAGTtagttaatagaatataagacatacttactatttatggtaaaagtgaaacatAACCCTTATTATTGGACGaaccgaaatgacaaaaatgtTACTCTTATTCTGGTACGGATGTAATATCTTCgatcaaaacaacaaaattataaagtgacttgaaattcgcatagtaatataaaaattcaattaaattccaGAAGATGACTCGACAATGTTGAAAACGATGATATAGAgtgacttgaaattcgcacggtaataaaaaaaattgaattgtacTTAGATAGTAGTAAAATGGATTGCAATTATGTCAATTTTTGTAGGTATTAAAATCGGGATCgtgtttatgatttttgacTATCGGCCGTTGGTTCGGATTTCAGACCGTGCACCTTTTAGTCATTATCCAACTCTTCAATTTCTAAGGTAGGGTTCGTGCGGATTTCAAACCGTGCACCTTTTAGTCATTATCCAACTCTTCAATTTCTAAGGTAGGGTTCGTGCGGATTTCAGACCATGCACCTCTAAACACCATCCAATTCTTCAATATATCTAAGCACCTTCGTTGTTGCCCTCTTGCTTGTGGTGCTAAGCACCAGCACTGCCGCCGCCGACCGTCCTATCGTGGACGATGTCCCCCATTTCGCCCGGTGGCTAgtaggggtgagcaaaataaccgaaaaccgaatatccgaaccgaaccaaacgaaattttgaaattcggttcggttttttcggtttttcggttcggttcggttttaaaaatacaaaaatttcggtttttcggttcggttcggtttgggcgaaaaacCGCGGCTCGGACCCGCAGTCTCCAAGCTGCGCCAAGATCACCATCTCCGGGCAGCTCCAGAAGATCGCGGAGGACTCCAAGGCGGAAGCCAAGGCGAAGAAGGCCTTGTTCAAGGCCCATCCCGAGTTCGCCGGCTTCCCCAACATGAATGGGAGCTTCTCCGTCTACAAGATGGAGATCGAGGACATTTTCCTCGTTAACAAGCTGACGCCGACAAGAAACCTCACGGTGGAGGCCTATCTGGGGGCGTACTGAAGTCTCAAGCtgtgtttattttcatgtaatttcataattaattactactgcTTGTGTATTGCCtcttaaattatgttattaaatCATAATGTTGATTAATTGTAGTTTGTTATTGTTAAGTGAGTAAGTTTAATGAATATCGTTTGGGCTCCTTCCTTGTTGTAATCAAAATTGGGCCTTTTAAAATATCAGTTTTTGTATTGGGCCTGTTTCAGATAAATGGAAATATTTGGGTTCTCATTCGTTTTTTTTGCGAAGTAAATGGGCTTCTAAATGCGGTATTTCGTTAGTGATCCTTTCAGGGCCTTGGCTTGTCACATGAGTCTGAATCTCATATTTCCGTATGTGATCGTACAAATTAgcaccgccaccaccaccaccactccCACCGCCTTCACTCCCACTGCCACCACTCGCACTGCCGCCGCCGACCGTCCCGACATGGACGGTGTCCCCCATTTCGCCCGATGGCTAGTGCGCCACGGGAAATGGGGTGTGATCGGCAAAATCACCGCTTGAAATTTGCACGGTGTTAAGTATGTTTATGTAGGATTTCCCGCAATGAGaaaaataacttgaaattcgcacggatagataaatcaaaataatctaTTTGTAATGAGGTACTATGCAGTTATAGAACCAAAAACTTAAATAAGTTAAtgctaaaatttaaaacataataatcttaaaatattcaattttatttataatgtttttaCAATAGTTAGAGCATTCACAGTGGTATGAGCCCTCAAACGAGGAACGAAGTATATAacgatttttagatttttatagataattaTTTAACTCTACAGcggtataaatatataataaaagtagtaaaattgattttaaaggtatatttagttcatttgttgctttatttttaaatatcttaaattagtaattcttatttatttttctcatattcatTGAGAGTAAagaatgatatttataatttaagaatagaaaataattctatagatataaatatttaatataatcctagtaaaattaatatcaatgcTATGctcttcaaaaaaatattcatattgttctcattatatactccctccgtcccctattaggagtcactctttgaccggacacgagttttaagaaatgtaaagaaaagttggttgaaaaagttagtggaatgtgtgactcatttttttatattggttttataataaaatgtgagtgaattgagttagtggaatgtgggacctacttactatttatggtaaaaatgaagtgtgactcttaattggggacggaccaaaatggaaaagtgtgattcttaatgggggacggagggagtatttcacgCACGACTTTGTCTATAGCTTGTGTTCGAGTTGTTTCCGAACACTGAACATACTTGAATTTTAACTCTCTCCGTTCATGAAAACAGtctcattttgatattttgggatgttcataaaaattatttctatttataaaaatggaaaattttcatcCCATATACTTTACCTCTTTTTCCCTCATCTGTCTTACTTtacccatatttttatatatttaatcttttattttaccaaattctcattaaaactcgtgtcgacTACAAACGAGCCTACTTtttgcggacggagggagtaattgtttGGGCGCCGATGTTTTGGTTTATAGTTCGTATTCAATTCTTTTTGTCGATATTGTTAATTTGACctgttaattttgttaatcattctctctaccttgcattaaatttgtataaaacaatttttaactttttatttaaattttttgttacatACATtcaaatatagtattatttgaataattaaattatttttcatctcAATTGGTTAATTCATCATTTGGATCAATCACGGATGGAAATGAGCGCCACATTTGGGCCTCGGGCCCATTTCCCTACAGCAAGGATTTTAAACATGTTTGTATCGAATTATTGATCATATGATTATAGTCAATCCATAGACTAATGCCACAATCATAGCAAAAATCAATTAGAATTAATcagaaaatgaattgaaatgcCATAATCCCGAGACCAAATTTTTACAAATCTTCCACTATTATCCTTGAAGTAACCACCACCCTAGTCGTTACAATCTGAGAAAAACCCATGCTAAAAGACAGAAAAATCGAGGTGATTGTGTGGAATGAgatgggatttttttttgcagcTTAGGGAtgagaaaaacaaatttattaaaacgAGAATTATGTCCTTTTATAAACAGTTTAGAAATGATCAAATCTTTCGACTTCACTAGAcgtacaaatttaattttcgaGTAATTAACAATAGAATCGGCAGAAACCTCCTAAGTGAGTATAAGAAGTAGGATGCCAGATTtctttgcaaaaaaataatactccaatgAACACACATTTCTTTGCAAAGATGATGCAAgatttttattccatcatctccctatttgattgaattaaCTGGTTTTTGGTTGTTGAAGATAAAAAGGTCATAGTTTATATGCATCTCATCATTTCCCAAATTATGTTGGaacttgaaaatgaaaaatcttcTCGAGCTCATAGAATATATTGGCAGGATATGTGTGGTTATTTTAGGTACATAGTATAAGTGTAGCCCAATAATGGCACAAACGAATACTCCACTACTTTATCTCTAGTGTTTGTTGCTCTGCCACTGACCTGATCCATAGGTATCTAAAAGACATCTCTGCTCCCTTGTTTCGGATTTTGTGCTCTACCAATTTTCTTTATCCATTGATTTTCATATTccctcaaaaatcaaaatatatgacATATCCACCGTCCACACGTACTGCCATCGATTTACAACATATGAAATCGACTCACGCATCTCAACATATTAGTACTATCTATTTTTTGAGTTTATTTTAGTCGATTCTATCATAATTTGGgattatcaattaataatgGGTTGGGATTTATATGGCTCGAAAATGATCAACcgattttcatttcatttttagttatttgaaGAACGAATCGCGAACTTGAtctatactcctattatttgtgaagagaaaaaagtagctTGAGTTGTTCAGATATGTACCCATCAAATCTTATAGCTACCTATATATGAATATACTCACATAGTATAAactaggagtaataaaaacaGACTTAATTAACTCCATCAATTTGAgttgacaaaaaaatcaatgagaTCCACCGATCAAAATcctatatgtatattataagTTGTTAAGAAATAGTAAGAccttaattttcatttaatttatgttcatGTACGTTTATCATGAAATGATTTGTTAATAGCTTATTCAAAAATGTATATTTGCACAATGCGATGAAATGATTTCAACGATGTAATACTTGGAAGAGGAAATATTATATCCTCAAAAGATaagataagaaaaatgattcattTACATCCTAAAAAAAGTTAACCCCGTTTTTGTACATTGTCATAAGGATGGAAGAGTGTCTAAATTTGTAGTGAGTATTTTggtcaattaataaattgttgggagggagaaaataaaaaaaaataaaaaataaggaaaaataagaaaagtgtaaaaatcccttatttttaaaaatttcgcATACCTCAAtccatattttaaaagatcaacaaatttaatcccaAATCTAGAAAGGTAGTGAATTGAGACCTAATGTCTAAAATttctcaacattattttattgattgatagtaacttgtaatttgtaaaatatagaCCGAtagaatagtaaaaaaataaattatttgcgATATGAATCCTCTAAAACCAATCTTCAGTATACATATGTATCTGTTTTTTTTGGGTTGCGAGGCTGAAAAAATCGGAGTTTTGAAAtgagttgaaattgtgttacGGTGATTGGCGATATGATATtatgacatatatatattgaatatagGTGCGATTTTTGAAACATAGTGGACTAGAGGTAAATGCACAGCGTCAATTTTCCTTTTACACCATCAGCTGGTGTCCAAATTAGAGTGGGCTAAATATTCACAATTTCACACAAACATAGACCAAAATCGCTccaaattaacataattaactCCACAATCGTACCGAAGCACAGCAAAACAAATTAGGAATAAATATGCTTAGATTACAAACTCTTTTGGCAACCTTTTAACGTGTAAATTGGAAGTATAAGAATTTGGCATGACTAGGGCTGGGGATTCGGTCGGTTCGGTTAGAACCGAACCGAttagtcggttaaccgactcCCATTTTTCCCGAAATccagaaccggaaccgaaccttTTGATCGGTTCGGTCAGCGGTTCCACTGAAGGAACCGAACTAAGTGCAATATattctgtaaaaaaaaataatgagcCTGCTCTTGGTAGGAGTCGATCCTGGGTGACActgatggagaagaagagttCCAACAGAAGCTCACCACCTGTGCTACGagctatttttgttaaatgcaggtaaaaatataaataaataaacgtATTTCGtgtaattaaaaagaaatacattGTTAATTAATATTGGAACCTACAGCACTCGAAAAttaaacttataaatttaaaacaacaaTATCACAAACAACAACATCAATATGAACCAAAAAACATCAAACATAAATATGCAAATAGCTAAACAAGAAATAAGTCAATAATCAAAAGGACAAAAACAAtgattccattccatcattaaaaaccaaaaatccaACAAAGTCTAAAACCAAtgtaaaaaccaaaaatccaACAAAGTCAACAAAACTAAAGTCTAAAACCAATGCAAACcatcatcattcatcaaaaTGATCTAGATTCAAAgtccaaatattcaaaaatcacAATCATCATTCGTCAACATTCACACTTCAATTCCGGCAGATGAAGGCGTCTCATTGGTTGACACTATGCCAAGATTTTGTAGTTCCTTCACCACTGCGAGTGTCACAAAATTGAGATAcgaataattattcaaaaaatgaagaactaatagaaatacaaaattactaataatattaaaaactcACAATCATCGTAATGCTTATCGATAGCTGTTTCTGGGTCTCCTTCTTCATCATTGATAAAACAGTTGTTGGACCTCAACCAATCTTCGGCGCATAACAAAGCCTCTACCACCCTCGGAGTCAAAGAGCTTCTAAATGGCGAAAGAACACGACCTCCCATGCTAAATGCCGCTTCAGAGGCAACACTAGATATAGGAATAGCTAGGATATCTCTTGCCATCTCCGACATAATAGGAAAGGCCGCTGTGTATTTCTTCCACCACTCAAGGATGTCAAAATTGTCAACTTCATCCTCAGTCATCACATATAGACTGTCTGAGAGGTATCGAGTGAGCTCCGTCTGGTCAGACATATCTGCAACATTGTTGTTAATAACTCCGAGAGaacatttttttcctttgccAAGAAAGCGCAGATTCGCCGATCTATTTGTTACTAGGGcattttgtgttgtttttcgTGGTTGTGTTTGACCCAATATTGGAGCCATTTCTGCCTTGTACGCCTCATATAAATCATAGATCTGCTTATTTAACTCCTCCAGCAATTCATTTGCTCGTGTGCTACCATACACCAACTTTAAACAATGTTCCACGTGCTTCATCTTTTGCCTGGGATCTAACATGGCAGCAATGTAAAGGATTTTGTTCATCTTCGGATTTAGCTCAGTTTCCTCTAGCCAATACTTACCAATCTTCAATCTCATCCTCACGGCCATGTTTCTAAGACCATCGTCTTCATCCTCTTCCAAGTCTGTTATGAGACTAATCATGTCACACAGCTCCATGAGAACTTGATGCGATGTGACATAGTGGGAGCCGGAGACTAGACGAGTAAGATTGTAGAACTGTTCGCGAAAACCACACATCCTCTTCACTTCAATCCAATCGAGTTCAGTAGGAACAccaattgacatttttttgtgCTTCCTTTCCTTCAAGTCACTAGCAAAATCAGGATTCAAGGTTTGAAACAACCTCATAGCCGGCTCATATGGCAACGCCGCCTCAAGCATCAAGTAGGTTGAGTTCCACCTGGTAGGCACATCCATGCACAAGAACTTTGAGGTATCAACATTAGCTATCTTGGCTATCTCCTTGAAGTAGCGAGATCTACTTGGTGAAGCCTTTATCCATTTCACAGCTTCTCTAACTCGTATCACAGACATGCTTATATCTTCCAATCCTTCATCAACTACCAAATTGATTATATGGGCAACGCATCGCCGATGAAGGTATTGACCATTGGCAGCAAGGATGTATCTTGCATTGAGCTAGGAGTGCACGTGTTTCATTGCTAAATTATTGGCTGCAGCGTTGTCTAGGGTGCAAGAAAACAATCTTGGTAAACGCCACTGTGTTACAACATCTACCAATAGCTCACCAATACTCTTCCCACTATGACTGTCAATCTCGGTGAAGCTGATAATTCTCTTTTGCAACCTCCACTCCTTGTCAATGAAATGTGCTGTAACACACATGAAATTTGTGTTATTGATGGCAGTCCAACAGTCTGTGGTTAATGACACTCT contains:
- the LOC125199712 gene encoding zinc finger BED domain-containing protein RICESLEEPER 2-like gives rise to the protein MSVIRVREAVKWIKASPSRSRYFKEIAKIANVDTSKFLCMDVPTRWNSTYLMLEAALPYEPAMRLFQTLNPDFASDLKERKHKKMSIGVPTELDWIEVKRMCGFREQFYNLTRLVSGSHYVTSHQVLMELCDMISLITDLEEDEDDGLRNMAVRMRLKIGKYWLEETELNPKMNKILYIAAMLDPRQKMKHVEHCLKLVYGSTRANELLEELNKQIYDLYEAYKAEMAPILGQTQPRKTTQNALVTNRSANLRFLGKGKKCSLGVINNNVADMSDQTELTRYLSDSLYVMTEDEVDNFDILEWWKKYTAAFPIMSEMRHLAWEVVFFRHLEAL